The Triticum aestivum cultivar Chinese Spring chromosome 7B, IWGSC CS RefSeq v2.1, whole genome shotgun sequence genome window below encodes:
- the LOC123161309 gene encoding protein SAWADEE HOMEODOMAIN HOMOLOG 2 isoform X2, with protein sequence MGRPPSSGGPAFRFTHAEVAEMEEHLRHLNNAIPQRNVIQGLAEKFTASAARAGKIPVQYKQVWNWFQNRRYSQRARTPRGAPPPQGKMLPTGAEEHHPASFRAQGSSSSYPGSHSGKSASDGGQAEFEAKSARDGAWYDVAAFLSHRLFETGDPEVKVRFSGFGPEEDEWINVRKCVRLRSLPCEAAECVAVLPGDLILCFQEGKEQALYFDARVLDAQRRRHDVRGCRCRFLVRYDHDHSEIVPLRKVCRRPETDFRLQILHASRAAASADAQNVSPVEQKPQKAHKMMDVNTAEVTVVRNPDQGGPSDKPAAPLPAAPAGTHGDSVSDVQMGSVEVIPKVEAANEAHDDKMNVGA encoded by the exons atggggcggcCGCCGAGCAGCGGGGGGCCCGCGTTCCGGTTCACGCACGCGGAggtggcggagatggaggagcacctccgccacctcaaCAACGCCATCCCGCAGCGCAACGTCATCCAGGGCCTCGCCGAGAAGttcaccgcctccgccgcccgcgccggcaAGATCCCCGTCCAGTACAAGCAG GTCTGGAACTGGTTCCAGAACCGGAGGTACTCGCAGCGGGCCAGGACCCCCAGGGGCGCGCCGCCGCCGCAGGGGAAGATGCTGCCCACGGGGGCCGAGGAACACCACCCGGCCTCCTTCAGGGCTCAGGGGTCGTCCTCTTCGTACCCCGGATCCCACTCAG GAAAGAGTGCTTCGGATGGTGGCCAGGCCGAGTTTGAAGCAAAGTCAGCTAGAGATGGCGCGTG GTACGATGTTGCTGCCTTTCTGTCCCACAGGCTCTTTGAAACAGGGGATCCG GAAGTAAAAGTTCGATTTTCTGGATTTGGGCCCGAGGAGGATGAATGGATTAATGTTCGTAAATGTGTGAGGCTGCGTTCTCTTCCATGTGAAGCTGCAGAATGTGTTGCTGTGCTTCCTGGGGATCTCATTCTTTGTTTTCAG GAAGGCAAAGAGCAGGCCCTCTATTTTGACGCTCGTGTTCTTGATGCTCAAAGGCGCAGGCATGATGTAAGAGGGTGCCGCTGCAGGTTTCTTGTTCGTTATGATCATGATCACTCTGAG ATTGTTCCTCTGAGGAAGGTATGCCGTCGACCAGAAACTGATTTCAGGCTCCAGATCTTGCACGCATCTAGAGCGGCGGCATCTGCAGATGCTCAGAATGTTAGCCCAGTTGAGCAGAAACCCCAAAAGGCACACAAGATGATGGATGTGAACACTGCCGAGGTGACCGTGGTCCGCAACCCAGATCAAGGAGGGCCATCTGACAAGCCGGCTGCTCCCTTGCCAGCTGCGCCTGCTGGCACCCACGGTGATTCAGTTTCAGATGTGCAGATGGGGAGCGTGGAGGTTATTCCAAAAGTTGAAGCCGCAAATGAAGCACATGACGACAAGATGAACGTGGGAGCATAG
- the LOC123161309 gene encoding protein SAWADEE HOMEODOMAIN HOMOLOG 2 isoform X1 gives MGRPPSSGGPAFRFTHAEVAEMEEHLRHLNNAIPQRNVIQGLAEKFTASAARAGKIPVQYKQVWNWFQNRRYSQRARTPRGAPPPQGKMLPTGAEEHHPASFRAQGSSSSYPGSHSGKSASDGGQAEFEAKSARDGAWYDVAAFLSHRLFETGDPEVKVRFSGFGPEEDEWINVRKCVRLRSLPCEAAECVAVLPGDLILCFQEGKEQALYFDARVLDAQRRRHDVRGCRCRFLVRYDHDHSEEIVPLRKVCRRPETDFRLQILHASRAAASADAQNVSPVEQKPQKAHKMMDVNTAEVTVVRNPDQGGPSDKPAAPLPAAPAGTHGDSVSDVQMGSVEVIPKVEAANEAHDDKMNVGA, from the exons atggggcggcCGCCGAGCAGCGGGGGGCCCGCGTTCCGGTTCACGCACGCGGAggtggcggagatggaggagcacctccgccacctcaaCAACGCCATCCCGCAGCGCAACGTCATCCAGGGCCTCGCCGAGAAGttcaccgcctccgccgcccgcgccggcaAGATCCCCGTCCAGTACAAGCAG GTCTGGAACTGGTTCCAGAACCGGAGGTACTCGCAGCGGGCCAGGACCCCCAGGGGCGCGCCGCCGCCGCAGGGGAAGATGCTGCCCACGGGGGCCGAGGAACACCACCCGGCCTCCTTCAGGGCTCAGGGGTCGTCCTCTTCGTACCCCGGATCCCACTCAG GAAAGAGTGCTTCGGATGGTGGCCAGGCCGAGTTTGAAGCAAAGTCAGCTAGAGATGGCGCGTG GTACGATGTTGCTGCCTTTCTGTCCCACAGGCTCTTTGAAACAGGGGATCCG GAAGTAAAAGTTCGATTTTCTGGATTTGGGCCCGAGGAGGATGAATGGATTAATGTTCGTAAATGTGTGAGGCTGCGTTCTCTTCCATGTGAAGCTGCAGAATGTGTTGCTGTGCTTCCTGGGGATCTCATTCTTTGTTTTCAG GAAGGCAAAGAGCAGGCCCTCTATTTTGACGCTCGTGTTCTTGATGCTCAAAGGCGCAGGCATGATGTAAGAGGGTGCCGCTGCAGGTTTCTTGTTCGTTATGATCATGATCACTCTGAG GAGATTGTTCCTCTGAGGAAGGTATGCCGTCGACCAGAAACTGATTTCAGGCTCCAGATCTTGCACGCATCTAGAGCGGCGGCATCTGCAGATGCTCAGAATGTTAGCCCAGTTGAGCAGAAACCCCAAAAGGCACACAAGATGATGGATGTGAACACTGCCGAGGTGACCGTGGTCCGCAACCCAGATCAAGGAGGGCCATCTGACAAGCCGGCTGCTCCCTTGCCAGCTGCGCCTGCTGGCACCCACGGTGATTCAGTTTCAGATGTGCAGATGGGGAGCGTGGAGGTTATTCCAAAAGTTGAAGCCGCAAATGAAGCACATGACGACAAGATGAACGTGGGAGCATAG
- the LOC123161310 gene encoding protein BOLA4, chloroplastic/mitochondrial: MLLMRSAAAPCSFTLLLRRLTSSSSASYAIRRQATLALSSLSSPSSSARFTTWSPPHLSGSTRTGRFSAWASAPGPAGPTGSTITQSMETKIKEQLEADTVTVVDASGDGRHICIDVVSKAFEGKSAVNRQRMVYKVIWEELQSTVHAVDQMTTKTPGEAAGN, translated from the exons ATGCTGCTGAtgaggtccgccgccgccccctgctCCTTCACCTTGCTCCTCCGCcgcctcacctcctcctcctcggcttCATACGCCATCCGCCGTCAGGCCACCCTGGCCCTCTCTTCCctatcctccccctcctcctctgctaGATTCACCACCTGGTCCCCTCCCCATCTTTCCGGCAGCACCCGGACCGGGCGCTTCTCGGCCTGGGCGTCGGCGCCGGGACCGGCGGGACCCACAGGCTCCACCATCACGCAGTCTATGGAGACCAAG ATCAAGGAGCAGCTGGAGGCGGACACTGTCACCGTCGTCGACGCCTCAGGGGATGGCCGCCACATCTG CATAGACGTGGTTTCGAAGGCGTTCGAGGGGAAATCCGCTGTGAACAGGCAGAGAATGGTTTACAAGGTTATATGGGAGGAGCTTCAGAGCACCGTGCATGCTGTGGACCAAATGACCACCAAGACTCCAGGTGAGGCGGCTGGCAACTAG